The stretch of DNA atgttttttttttcagtattgtTGAATCTATTTGTGAAATAGGCCACTCCCTCCCAGCATTGTCCCTATTTTTTCACCTCATTCAGCTATCCTCCTGGCTCTCAGAGTTTCAGTAGGTGGACATAAACTCATATGTTAAACCGTCACTGCACTGCTCGTTTGCAGACGGTCACTATGTACATGCGACATTTGATGGTCTGACTGAAGGCGTCCATATCAATCACAATGTTTATTATTTGAAACTTAGTACACCACTAAGGGCTTCTGTAGAACATCATGCAACCAGCGATGACATTTACATTGATGTCAAACAAACGTATGGAGTCATTAAGAGGAAAACTGGTAAGATATATCTCTTTTTAATATCAAGTGCACAGCTGGTTTTGATCATACAGGTCACATacataaagaagaaaaaaaacattccattTAAACAATTACAGTATCTTCTACTGTAGATGCCATTTAGGTTCTGTACACAGAGCATTGCTTAAGGCAATATCATACATACTGTAGTTTACAGTATTAAAATAACAGGGAGGATGAGGAACATCCctggaatgtgacatgttgggatAAATGGCGACTGCTTCCCTTTTGTAGGAATCATTAGCCCTgaccagggatgcaccgattcGACTTTTCAGTTTAGATACCTGGGCTGGCTattggccgataccgagtacccaTCTAATACAAGTATTTAATTAATAAGCTGTATGCCTCTCTGTACGGAAGTGACTGGGATCATTATTTCATGTGTAATTCAACATCAGGCTTGACTTAAACATTGCTTTCCTAactttataaaacaaaattaaacttgaaaatttattaaaataaatgttgcgCCAGCAACTTAGTAAATCTCAAAAATCAACAGGAATTCCAAATCAagtgtaaaacatttttaaatgcagcaaCAAATTGTTTGAAAACTTAAACAGGAAATAAAATTCCAAAAGATAATGTGTTTATACTGTAAACGTGGAATTAAATAGAATGATATCCGTAatggatcggtgcatccctagccTTGACATGTTCTGAACCTGTGCTTTGGTTCCTTGAGAAAAATACCTAGAGTACACATGTTGTGGACAAACGCAGGGAGTGCACTGAAGAGCATTTAATGTCAACAGAACATAGTGGACTTTATTACAAGGTTTGTTTGAAGGACAGGCATTAACCTCTACGGGGATTTTTTTCTAGGGTTGACACGAGTTAAGGACAATGGATTAACCTTTACATAATAGCGTTTCTCTGATCCCATTTTTCTTTGAACACTGCTGACACAACACGCATGTGGGCCGAAGCATATCACAATATCCTCCTACAGACAAGATACAGAGAGGAGACTACGAATTTTCTTGTTCATCAATAAATCCTTGGATTCTTTGCATGCTAAATAGGATGGCTTGCATGCATCATTATCATCACTGccatgtgatttatttattgattttaaagAATGAGATGAGATGATAAAAACCTCAGGATCATGAAGCATCTCGTATCTCAACAGTATACAGGATTATTTTGATCCAAATGAGCTCAAAAGTCTGGACAAGAAATCATCCGTTAAGGCTCCCATGCTGAAGTCCCGACATGATTTACCTCTTCCACAGGGATTGCACTTGGGACCTTTTTTTTCTGGTGAAAAATGATCAGAGCATAAGTAAAGACCACAGTCCACATTAAATCTGTCACATAACGTCCATTTCAGAGCCAAAAATTTCTTAAAACATTTACATGAGaagaaatgtacattttttgtGTCATCAGACCGTGAACCCTGCTGATGTGGTCAGCCATCTTGTTGATGGCGTGCGGCGTGTGTGGTGGGCTTTCTGACGTCTGGCGTTGCCTGCATGGCGTTCGCGCCTAACCTGCTAACACAGCTCATAAAGCCTCTGCACGAGGTGGCTCTGCCTAGCTTTGTGTTGGTCAGCATCTTGTTGATAATACATTTGGCGTGTGGTGGAGCTGCTGACGTCTGGCGTTGCATGGGGTTGCGGCGTAGCCTCACCGCGACACAGCACAAAACCGCTCTTCTAGCTGCTGATGCTTGGTCCAGCATCTTGTTGATGGCGTGTTTGGCGTGTGGTGGAGCTCACGGCGTCAAAACCTTACCTACATGGCCTTACTTGGTATACCTCACCTGTGACACAGCTCATGGAAAGCCTCTGCCACTGTGCATCCAGCGCCTGCCTTGCCCCATGCCAAAACTGTCAGGCTACCTTCCTTCCTGCATCCACCACCTCTTCGCTGTCCACTCGTGGGTTCTTGCCCCACAGGACCAGCTTCCATTCTGTGCAACCTGCGGACTGGTCCAGATGGGACTTATTTACTAAAGGGACCAAGGCACGataccggtttcttcacctccTCTAGGAGACTTCGGAGTGGGGCCACCTCCTCAAAGCTTCCCCGGTCTGTGATGTCGTACACAATGACAAATCCGTCACCCCAACGCATGTGCCCCTCCTTCTGCTGGATGTCCTCCTGAGATGAAGACAAATAATTGGGTTACCAACTATTGTTTCCACCCTCCATCCACATATACCATTACCACCATATCGTCCCTctcttccattccattcctgtACTTCCATCCCATTTTTAtactctcctcttcttcctctcctttcttgTGGCTCCTTCCTTCTCCCTCTATGTATGTTCTGTCTTCCGTCCACTCCTTTGTCCATTTCTCTCCATTCCTATATGTAAAGGCTGCTCCCCTGTCTTTCTGTGTTCCTTCATTCCATTCCTTcattacatatttatatatatagtgtgtttaTACCTCctgctttatatatatatatttgtgtctctctctctcctgttgtgtgtgtgtttttttcctctcctgtatatatatactctccctctctctatttgctctctctctctctctctctttcctactctctctctctctcctttgtcTATCTCACtatatatgtctctctctctctctcctgtttgtgtgtgtgcctctgctctctttcctcttccgTGTCTATATACttgtctctgcctctctctctctcctctctctctctttcctctctctctctctctctactctctcctctgtctctctctcttctctctctctctcccttctgtcctcctctctctcctctctctctctgcctcttttctctctctctctctctctcttcctcccctgTGCTCCTCTCTCGTGGCTCTGTTTCCTGTCCTGCCTTTCTCTGCTCTCTTGTCTGTGTTGTctcttctttctgtgtgtgtgtgtgtgtgtgtgtgtgtgtgtgtgtgtgtgtgtgtgtgtctcctgatctgctctcctctcctgtctctgtgtgtggtgcTGTGCGTGCTGCCCTGTGTGTgccactatgtgtgtgtgtgtgtgtgtgtgtgtgtatatatatatatatgtgtatatatatatatatatatgtgtgtatatatatatgtgtgtatatatatatgtatatatatatgtgtatatatatatgtgtgtgtatatatatatatgtatatgtatatatatgtgtgtatatatatatatatatgtatatatgtatatgtatatatgtatatgtatatatatgtatatgtatatatatatgtatatatgtatatgtgtatatatatatatgtgtatatatatatatatatgtatatgtgtatatatatgtgtatatatatgtgtatgtatatatatatgtatatatatatatgtgtatgtgtatatatatatatatatatatatatatatatatatatgtgtgtgtgtgtgtatatgtgtgtgtgtgtgtgtatatgtgtgtgtgtgtgtgtgtgtatatatatgtgtgtgtgtatatatatatatgtgtgtgtgtgtgtgtatatatatatatgtgtatgtatgtatatatatatatatgtgtatatatatatatatatgtgtatgtatgtgtatatatgtatgtttatgtatgtatatatatatgtatatgtgtatgtatatatatgtgtgtatatatatgtatatgtatatatatatgtatatatatatatatagtatgtatatatataatgtatgtgtatatatataatgtatgtgtatatataatgtatgtgtgtatatatatatatatatatatatgtatatatatatatgtgtgtgtgtgtgtgtgtatatatatatatatatatatatatatatatatatatatatatatatatattgttatttacaatacacagcatagttttaataatatttttagggggggggagagacagCCCTAACATGGGCTGGGTCCTGGCCCCCCTTTGggcagagtcaggctaccggttTCCCCATTTCCAGTCCTtttgctaagctaaccggcagctagctgtagctttatatttgCCATACAGAATAAGGGTGGTATcccatcttctcatctaactcttggcccATAAGCGAACTTCCCAAAATATAGAACTATTCCTTTACATTGTGTGACTCCTAACCTTTTTTAAACCAGTCAGATGACGTTTAAAGCCATTTTCAGTCCCTGCACACTTCATCTTTCGATGCCTTTTTTTGCGTTTGAACATAAAAGTATTCAGTCTTGGCAGTTTTAAGCCATGTTCGCATATGTAACACATCTAATTTCTTCATGGATaagcatttgttttaaattcctAACTTTCCTTACTTTCCTTCTGAGGAAAGTGAACATTCAGGCATGTGCTCGTAATTTGATAattttaaagcagaaacagTCCCTCTGGTTATAACAGGACTTAAC from Perca fluviatilis chromosome 23, GENO_Pfluv_1.0, whole genome shotgun sequence encodes:
- the rerg gene encoding LOW QUALITY PROTEIN: ras-related and estrogen-regulated growth inhibitor (The sequence of the model RefSeq protein was modified relative to this genomic sequence to represent the inferred CDS: inserted 2 bases in 1 codon) codes for the protein MAKSPEVKLAVFGRAGVGKSALVVRFLTRRFIWEYDPTLESTYRHQANIDDEVVTMDILDTAGQEDIQQKEGHMRWGDGFVIVYDITDRGSFEEVAPLRSLLEEVKKPXYRALVPLVNKSHLDQSAGCTEWKLVLWGKNPRVDSEEVVDAGRKVA